The Streptococcus oralis DNA window TCCTATGACTAGACAACAATTTATCGTGATAGCACTATTTACTGCTGCTGAGACTTATTTTTTCAATGAAGCTTGGATGACGGGTCGCTATTTCATGGCAGCATTTTGGGCTATTCTACTTTTTCGAAATTTTAGGTTAAGTTATGTAATGGGTAAAATAGTAGATGCCATTGATCAGCACCTAAACCGTAAGGATTAGTCACTAGCTTCTAAACAAAATCAAAGCCTTTTAGGCTTTTTTTTGTTATACTAGTAGAGTATATTTATGGACCTTTTCTTGTATTTTTTAGAGAAATGTAAGTGATTTCTTTAAGGGTAAAGGAAGTAGGCCAGAAAAAGAAAGGAACTATCATGTCAGTATTAGAGATCAAAGATCTTCACGTTGAAATTGAAGGAAAAGAAATTTTGAAAGGGGTCAATCTGACTCTGAAAACAGGAGAAATCGCAGCTATCATGGGACCAAATGGTACTGGTAAATCAACTCTTTCTGCAGCTATTATGGGGAACCCTAACTATGAGGTT harbors:
- a CDS encoding DUF3272 family protein — its product is MTRQQFIVIALFTAAETYFFNEAWMTGRYFMAAFWAILLFRNFRLSYVMGKIVDAIDQHLNRKD